The following coding sequences are from one Cyanobium sp. AMD-g window:
- the rplQ gene encoding 50S ribosomal protein L17 has protein sequence MRHQCRVPLLGRPADQRKAMLRGLTTQLIREGRVTTTKARAKALRDEAERMITLAKDGTLAARRRAIGYIYDKQLVHALFDKAQDRYGDRQGGYTRIIRTVPRRGDNAEMAIIELV, from the coding sequence ATGCGACACCAGTGCCGAGTCCCCCTGCTGGGACGCCCCGCCGACCAACGCAAGGCCATGCTGCGTGGTCTGACCACCCAGCTCATCCGTGAAGGCCGCGTCACCACCACCAAGGCCCGGGCCAAGGCCCTGCGTGATGAAGCCGAGCGCATGATCACCCTGGCCAAGGACGGCACCCTCGCCGCCCGTCGCCGCGCCATCGGCTACATCTACGACAAGCAGCTCGTCCACGCCCTGTTCGACAAGGCCCAGGACCGCTACGGCGATCGCCAGGGTGGCTACACCCGCATCATCCGCACGGTCCCCCGCCGTGGCGACAACGCCGAGATGGCGATCATCGAGCTGGTCTGA
- a CDS encoding DNA-directed RNA polymerase subunit alpha, whose protein sequence is MLHYQIDRVEHQVADDRSQTGVFLIGPLDRGQATTLGNALRRVLIGGLEGSAITAVRLSGVNHEYATVPGVREDVLDILLNCKSVPVNSRSRDLEIGRLMVNGPARVTASDLQFSPQVQVIDGDREIATVAEGHSLEMEVHVERGIGYRPVDRHNEDTTAIDLLQIDAVFMPVRRVNYTVDETAVGEGGSAHERLRIEIETNGSVTPDDAMAQAANQLMELFQPLATLTMTEEPGLEPEPSAEAQIPLEELNLSVRAYNCLKRAQVNSVSDLMGFSYEDLLEIKNFGSKSADEVIEALERIGISLPQSRTSG, encoded by the coding sequence GTGTTGCACTACCAGATCGATCGGGTCGAGCACCAGGTCGCCGACGACCGTTCCCAGACGGGCGTCTTCCTGATCGGCCCCCTGGATCGGGGCCAGGCGACCACCCTCGGCAATGCCCTGCGGCGTGTGCTGATCGGTGGTCTCGAAGGAAGCGCCATCACGGCGGTGCGTCTCTCCGGGGTCAACCACGAGTACGCCACGGTGCCTGGTGTGCGCGAGGATGTGCTCGACATCCTGCTCAACTGCAAGTCGGTTCCCGTCAACAGCCGCAGCCGTGATCTCGAGATCGGCCGGCTGATGGTCAACGGCCCGGCCCGGGTCACCGCTTCGGATCTGCAGTTCTCCCCCCAGGTGCAGGTCATCGACGGCGATCGGGAGATCGCCACCGTGGCCGAGGGCCACAGCCTGGAGATGGAGGTCCACGTGGAGCGCGGCATCGGCTACCGGCCTGTGGATCGCCACAACGAGGACACCACCGCCATCGACCTGCTCCAGATCGACGCGGTCTTCATGCCCGTCCGTCGGGTCAACTACACCGTCGATGAAACCGCGGTCGGCGAAGGCGGCTCGGCCCACGAGCGCCTGCGCATCGAGATCGAGACCAACGGCAGCGTCACCCCCGACGACGCCATGGCCCAGGCCGCCAACCAGCTGATGGAGCTGTTCCAGCCCCTGGCCACCCTCACCATGACCGAGGAGCCCGGCCTGGAACCCGAGCCTTCGGCTGAGGCCCAGATCCCCCTGGAGGAGCTGAACCTTTCCGTCCGCGCCTACAACTGCCTGAAGCGCGCTCAGGTCAACTCCGTCTCCGACCTCATGGGCTTCAGCTACGAAGACCTCCTGGAGATCAAGAACTTCGGATCCAAGTCCGCCGACGAGGTGATCGAGGCCCTCGAGAGGATCGGCATCTCCCTGCCCCAGAGCCGCACCAGCGGCTGA
- the rpsK gene encoding 30S ribosomal protein S11 — protein MAKPAKKTGPKKAKRNVPNGVAHIQSTFNNTIVSITDTAGEVVSWSSAGASGFKGARKGTPFAAQTAAEAAARRALEQGMRQIEVLVRGPGSGRETAIRALQVAGLEITLIRDVTPLPHNGCRRAKRRRV, from the coding sequence ATGGCCAAACCAGCCAAGAAGACAGGCCCCAAGAAGGCCAAGCGCAATGTCCCCAACGGGGTCGCGCACATCCAGAGCACCTTCAACAACACGATCGTCTCCATCACCGACACCGCCGGTGAGGTGGTGAGCTGGTCGTCTGCCGGCGCCAGCGGCTTCAAGGGAGCCCGCAAGGGCACCCCCTTCGCCGCCCAGACCGCCGCCGAAGCGGCCGCCCGCCGGGCGCTTGAGCAGGGCATGCGTCAGATCGAAGTGCTGGTGCGCGGTCCTGGCTCCGGGCGCGAAACCGCCATCCGGGCCCTGCAGGTGGCCGGCCTCGAGATCACCCTGATCCGCGACGTCACCCCCCTGCCCCACAACGGTTGCCGCCGGGCCAAGCGCCGCCGGGTCTGA
- the rpsM gene encoding 30S ribosomal protein S13 — protein sequence MARIAGVDIPRDKRVEISLTYVYGIGLTRARKILAKSGVSPDIRVKDLSDGDVQKLRGAADSFVLEGDLRREEGMALKRLQDIGCLRGRRHRMGLPVRGQRTRTNARTRRGARKTVAGKKK from the coding sequence GTGGCTCGGATCGCCGGTGTCGATATCCCTCGTGACAAGAGGGTTGAGATCTCACTCACTTACGTGTACGGGATCGGGCTCACCAGGGCCCGCAAGATTCTCGCCAAATCGGGGGTCAGCCCCGACATCCGCGTGAAGGACCTCAGCGATGGCGACGTGCAGAAGCTGCGCGGCGCCGCCGATTCCTTCGTCCTCGAGGGCGACCTGCGCCGCGAAGAGGGCATGGCCCTCAAGCGCCTGCAGGACATCGGCTGCCTGCGGGGTCGCCGCCATCGCATGGGCCTGCCCGTGCGTGGTCAGCGCACCCGCACCAACGCCCGCACCCGCCGCGGCGCCCGCAAGACCGTGGCCGGCAAGAAGAAGTGA
- the rpmJ gene encoding 50S ribosomal protein L36, with the protein MKVRASVKKMCDKCRVIRRHGRVMVICTNPKHKQRQG; encoded by the coding sequence ATGAAGGTGCGTGCCTCAGTCAAGAAAATGTGCGACAAATGCCGGGTGATCCGTCGCCACGGCCGGGTCATGGTGATCTGCACCAACCCGAAGCACAAGCAGCGTCAGGGTTGA